From the genome of Pungitius pungitius chromosome 21, fPunPun2.1, whole genome shotgun sequence, one region includes:
- the pnpo gene encoding pyridoxine-5'-phosphate oxidase: protein MRRILSTSLLGLTRVFGRNRPSRASFPVNFCRKSSTERPTMDLSDMRKKYKGDEECFEESQLVSLDPIKQFADWFDQATKCPEIGEANAMCIATATKDGRPSARMVLLKGYSHEGFRFFTNYQSRKGSELESNPYACLVFYWEPLNRQVRIEGTVERIPSQSSCDYFRSRPKSSQIGAVVSRQSTPVPDRDYLRQKNAELEEKYKDTDVPMPDYWGGYVVKPSVMEFWQGQTNRLHDRIVFSRPRDGAPEPGELQRAAEGGWVYQRLSP from the exons ATGAGGCGCATACTCAGTACGAGTTTATTGGGGCTGACCAGAGTATTTGGAAGAAATCGGCCGTCTCGTGCCTCGTTTCCGGTCAATTTCTGCAGGAAATCGTCGACTGAGCGACCGACCATGGACCTGAGTGACATGCGGAAGAAATACAAGGGAGATGAGGAG TGCTTTGAGGAGAGCCAGCTCGTGTCTCTGGACCCCATCAAACAGTTTGCCGACTGGTTCGATCAGGCCACAAAGTGCCCCGAAATCGGGGAGGCCAACGCCATGTGCATCGCCACGGCAACCAA AGACGGGCGGCCGTCAGCTCGCATGGTCCTTCTCAAAGGTTACAGCCACGAGGGGTTTCGCTTCTTCACCAACTACCAGAGCAGAAAGGGCTCCGAGCTG GAGAGCAATCCGTATGCGTGTCTGGTCTTCTACTGGGAACCCCTCAACAGGCAG GTTCGCATCGAGGGCACCGTGGAGCGAATCCCCTCCCAGAGCTCCTGTGACTACTTCCGCTCCCGACCAAAGAGCAGCCAGATCGGCGCCGTCGTGAGCCGCCAAAGCACTCCGGTCCCCGACAGAGAC TATCTGCGGCAGAAGAATgccgagctggaggagaagtACAAGGACACAGACGTGCCAATGCCCGACTACTG GGGCGGCTACGTGGTCAAGCCTTCCGTGATGGAGTTCTGGCAGGGTCAGACCAACCGGCTCCACGACCGCATCGTCTTCAGCCGCCCGAGGGACGGAGCGCCTGAGCCGGGGGAGCTGCAGCGCGCCGCAGAGGGCGGCTGGGTGTACCAGCGTCTCTCCCCGTGA
- the prr15lb gene encoding proline-rich protein 15-like protein B yields the protein MADSSWWKLTFSRKKKSESKVLYEIPPEHGSNTAHKEHASSGDPSPDRMDSEFSARLEKIVDKSATKGRHVKVSNSGRFKEKKKVRATLVEKPDLFAEHKLSDENHQKKTDK from the coding sequence ATGGCCGACTCAAGCTGGTGGAAGCTGACCTTCTCCCGCAAGAAGAAGTCCGAATCCAAAGTCCTGTACGAGATCCCCCCGGAGCACGGCAGCAACACCGCCCACAAGGAGCACGCCTCCAGCGGCGACCCCTCTCCGGACCGCATGGACAGCGAGTTCAGCGCCAGGCTGGAGAAGATCGTGGATAAATCTGCCACCAAGGGCCGCCACGTCAAGGTGTCCAACTCCGGACGCttcaaggagaagaagaaggtccGCGCGACGCTGGTGGAGAAGCCGGACCTGTTCGCCGAGCACAAGCTCAGCGACGAGAACCACCAGAAGAAGACGGACAAATAA
- the cdk5rap3 gene encoding CDK5 regulatory subunit-associated protein 3 isoform X1, producing the protein MENIQSLPIDIQTGKLLDWLLDRRHCNLKWQTAVKDIREKINAAIQDMPENEEIKHLLSGSYIHYFHCLRIVEILKGTEASSKNIFGRYSSQRMKDWQEIISLYETDNIYLAEVASLLSRNVSYEGPALRKQLAKAQQLQQELSRREVECQSSAADLRERYYAACKQYGITGENVPRELQALVKDLPAVLEEVGKDAEKLEEQIQLYTAFTHFVCDWSEPVLPMLTFAQKRGNPTFYEWRTGKAPTVVERPVEEEAPPETLAEDSIDWGNFGTSAAAPGVNAAITVEDGINWGISLEPSFEQDSGAIDWGDSEAAPIEIEIVDAGSDCPEGVARGEDALSVLENPQSRSQFIDELMELETFLTHRVTEMGEDGDVVAMSQFQMAPSILQGQTRQHVREMLAQVLDLLGRLTSLRMQHLFTIQASPGYVERVSELLRQKLKQADILVLKGATMVEKRQEALEEQSRLEPRVDLLAGRTRELQKMIEADISKRYHKRPVNLMGVNI; encoded by the exons ATGGAG AATATCCAAAGTCTTCCAATCGACATACAGACCGGCAAGCTCTTAG ACTGGCTGCTGGATCGGCGTCACTGTAATCTCAAATGGCAGACTGCAGTGAAAGATATCAGGGAGAAGATCAACGCTGCCATCCAGGACATGCCAGAGAACGAGGAGATCAAGCACCTGCTTTCCGGCTCCT ACATTCACTACTTCCACTGCTTGAGGATAGTGGAGATACTGAAGGGGACCGAGGCTTCCTCCAAGAACATCTTCGGCAGATATTCATCTCAGAGGATGAAG GACTGGCAAGAGATTATTTCCCTTTATGAGACGGATAATATCTATTTGG CGGAGGTGGCCAGCTTGCTGAGTCGCAACGTGAGCTACGAGGGCCCGGCGCTGAGGAAGCAGCTGGCCAAagcccagcagctgcagcaggagctgaGCAGGCGGGAGGTGGAGTGCCAGAGCTCCGCCGCAGACCTGAGGGAACGCTACTACGCAGCCTGCAAACAGTACGGCATCACG ggagaaaATGTGCCCCGCGAGCTGCAGGCTCTGGTCAAAGACCTGCCGGCGGTTCTGGAGGAGGTCGGGAAAGACGCAGAGAAGTTAGAGGAGCAAATACAACTTTACACGGCTTTCACACACTTTGTATGCGACTG GTCCGAGCCGGTCCTGCCGATGCTGACGTTTGCCCAGAAGAGAGGAAACCCCACGTTCTACGAGTGGAGAACGGGGAAAGCGCCCACCGTGGTTGAGAGGCCGGTGGAGGAGGAAGCGCCTCCCGAAACACTCGCAGAGGATTCG ATTGATTGGGGCAACTTTGGCACCAGTGCAGCTGCTCCCGGTGTTAATGCTGCCATCACAGTGGAGGATGGAATAAACTGGGGCATCAGTCTGGAGCCGAGCTTTGAG CAGGACTCTGGTGCCATCGACTGGGGCGACAGTGAAGCAGCTCCCATAGAAATTGAAATTGTGGATGCAGGCTCAGACT GTCCCGAGGGTGTGGCAAGAGGCGAGGATGCTTTATCTGTACTGGAGAACCCTCAGTCACGCAGCCAGTTCATTGACGAACTAATGGAG CTGGAGACGTTCTTAACGCACCGCGTGACTGAGATGGGAGAGGACGGAGACGTGGTGGCCATGAGCCAGTTCCAGATGGCCCCCTCCATCCTCCAAGGCCAAACGCGGCAGCATGTCCGGGAGATGCTGGCCCAGGTGCTGGACCTCCTGGGTCGCCTCACCTCCCTCCGGATGCAGCACCTGTTCACCATCCAGGCGTCGCCGGG GTATGTTGAACGCGTGTCAGAGTTGCTGAGGCAGAAGCTGAAGCAGGCAGACATTCTGGTGCTGAAAGGTGCCACCATGGTCGAGAAAAGACAGGAAGCCCTGGAGGAGCAGTCCAGACTGGAGCCTCGCGTCGACCTGCTGGCGGGACGCACCAGGGAACTCCAGAAAATG attGAAGCTGACATTTCAAAGCGATACCACAAGAGGCCGGTCAACCTAATGGGGGTTAATATATAA
- the cdk5rap3 gene encoding CDK5 regulatory subunit-associated protein 3 isoform X2, with the protein MENIQSLPIDIQTGKLLDWLLDRRHCNLKWQTAVKDIREKINAAIQDMPENEEIKHLLSGSYIHYFHCLRIVEILKGTEASSKNIFGRYSSQRMKDWQEIISLYETDNIYLAEVASLLSRNVSYEGPALRKQLAKAQQLQQELSRREVECQSSAADLRERYYAACKQYGITGENVPRELQALVKDLPAVLEEVGKDAEKLEEQIQLYTAFTHFVCDWSEPVLPMLTFAQKRGNPTFYEWRTGKAPTVVERPVEEEAPPETLAEDSIDWGNFGTSAAAPGVNAAITVEDGINWGISLEPSFEDSGAIDWGDSEAAPIEIEIVDAGSDCPEGVARGEDALSVLENPQSRSQFIDELMELETFLTHRVTEMGEDGDVVAMSQFQMAPSILQGQTRQHVREMLAQVLDLLGRLTSLRMQHLFTIQASPGYVERVSELLRQKLKQADILVLKGATMVEKRQEALEEQSRLEPRVDLLAGRTRELQKMIEADISKRYHKRPVNLMGVNI; encoded by the exons ATGGAG AATATCCAAAGTCTTCCAATCGACATACAGACCGGCAAGCTCTTAG ACTGGCTGCTGGATCGGCGTCACTGTAATCTCAAATGGCAGACTGCAGTGAAAGATATCAGGGAGAAGATCAACGCTGCCATCCAGGACATGCCAGAGAACGAGGAGATCAAGCACCTGCTTTCCGGCTCCT ACATTCACTACTTCCACTGCTTGAGGATAGTGGAGATACTGAAGGGGACCGAGGCTTCCTCCAAGAACATCTTCGGCAGATATTCATCTCAGAGGATGAAG GACTGGCAAGAGATTATTTCCCTTTATGAGACGGATAATATCTATTTGG CGGAGGTGGCCAGCTTGCTGAGTCGCAACGTGAGCTACGAGGGCCCGGCGCTGAGGAAGCAGCTGGCCAAagcccagcagctgcagcaggagctgaGCAGGCGGGAGGTGGAGTGCCAGAGCTCCGCCGCAGACCTGAGGGAACGCTACTACGCAGCCTGCAAACAGTACGGCATCACG ggagaaaATGTGCCCCGCGAGCTGCAGGCTCTGGTCAAAGACCTGCCGGCGGTTCTGGAGGAGGTCGGGAAAGACGCAGAGAAGTTAGAGGAGCAAATACAACTTTACACGGCTTTCACACACTTTGTATGCGACTG GTCCGAGCCGGTCCTGCCGATGCTGACGTTTGCCCAGAAGAGAGGAAACCCCACGTTCTACGAGTGGAGAACGGGGAAAGCGCCCACCGTGGTTGAGAGGCCGGTGGAGGAGGAAGCGCCTCCCGAAACACTCGCAGAGGATTCG ATTGATTGGGGCAACTTTGGCACCAGTGCAGCTGCTCCCGGTGTTAATGCTGCCATCACAGTGGAGGATGGAATAAACTGGGGCATCAGTCTGGAGCCGAGCTTTGAG GACTCTGGTGCCATCGACTGGGGCGACAGTGAAGCAGCTCCCATAGAAATTGAAATTGTGGATGCAGGCTCAGACT GTCCCGAGGGTGTGGCAAGAGGCGAGGATGCTTTATCTGTACTGGAGAACCCTCAGTCACGCAGCCAGTTCATTGACGAACTAATGGAG CTGGAGACGTTCTTAACGCACCGCGTGACTGAGATGGGAGAGGACGGAGACGTGGTGGCCATGAGCCAGTTCCAGATGGCCCCCTCCATCCTCCAAGGCCAAACGCGGCAGCATGTCCGGGAGATGCTGGCCCAGGTGCTGGACCTCCTGGGTCGCCTCACCTCCCTCCGGATGCAGCACCTGTTCACCATCCAGGCGTCGCCGGG GTATGTTGAACGCGTGTCAGAGTTGCTGAGGCAGAAGCTGAAGCAGGCAGACATTCTGGTGCTGAAAGGTGCCACCATGGTCGAGAAAAGACAGGAAGCCCTGGAGGAGCAGTCCAGACTGGAGCCTCGCGTCGACCTGCTGGCGGGACGCACCAGGGAACTCCAGAAAATG attGAAGCTGACATTTCAAAGCGATACCACAAGAGGCCGGTCAACCTAATGGGGGTTAATATATAA
- the nfe2l1b gene encoding endoplasmic reticulum membrane sensor NFE2L1b, translated as MLYLKKYFTEGLIQFTILLSLIGVRVDVDTYLSNQLPPLREIILGPSSAYTQTQFHNLRNTLDGYGIHPKSVDLDQFFTTRRLLNQVRQLDRLSVPSTELNTWLVHRDAETVVSTGSQSSPSITLDNGGGLEDVNNPDGTPAMRGGSGAPESTDNSLGAVAPEGNQEQGSRDANDDLSKEDIDLIDILWKQDIDLGAGREVFNYSNRQKESEEEKPSDPHQKKDANEDQESWRNGVNLQEAQPVDGETGESIPEQLPGLGSQTSLSLQECLRLLEATFPFGEESEFAAPVVTTETVSSEEVPSTSHGLPLAPQLPPAEPQLDLEQQWQDIMAIMELQAMEVNSSSPHSNSSSDSGSSGTTESSGSGNFGLSTGPTPVNQDVSLHQASLPSCSQDFPEVFNPQLDLTSIAPRAAMLRPSSSNSSNINSTFGATNLTGIFVPPHINSSSTNITSTPILPDPFSNLLEESMLDEISLLDLAMEEGFSQAQASQLEDELDSDSGLSLDSSHSPASPSSSETSCSSAASSSSTSATFSEEGAVGYSTDSEVAAAEAEEGAVGGFQPGFSKLCRMSYQDPSQFHGLPQLGGVGHNHTYNLPLSSPFAEHPELPLADGKKSVRDKHSKFQPAQDLLDKHASRDERRARSMKIPFSNEKIINLPVEEFNELLAKHHLSEGQMALIRDIRRRGKNKMAAQNCRKRKLDTIINLEQGVHDLRRDKARLLKEKMEFIRSIRQMKQKMQSLYQEVFTQLRDEEGRPYPPSEYSLQYSADGSVLIMPRGVTTGEQQRKPEKKQKDKKK; from the exons ATGCTTTACCTGAAAAAATACTTCACAGAGGGCCTGATTCAGTTCACCATCCTTCTGAGTCTCATTGGGGTGCGGGTGGATGTTGACACCTACCTAAGCAACCAGCTGCCCCCACTGAGAGAGATCATCCTGGGCCCGAGCTCAGCCTACACCCAGACACAGTTTCACAACCTGCGCAACACCCTGGACGGCTATGGCATCCATCCAAAGAGTGTGGACCTGGACCAATTCTTTACCACTCGGCGACTGCTGAATCAGGTGCGCCAACTGGATCGCCTCTCCGTGCCCAGTACAGAGCTCAACACCTGGCTGGTGCACCGCGACGCAGAGACTGTGGTGTCCACTGGTAGCCAGTCCAGCCCCAGCATCACCCTGGACAATGGGGGCGGCCTAGAGGACGTCAACAACCCTGACGGTACCCCGGCCATGAGGGGAGGAAGTGGAGCACCTGAATCCACGGACAACAGCCTGGGGGCCGTGGCCCCGGAGGGAAACCAGGAGCAGGGCAGCAGGGACGCCAACGACGACCTCAGCAAAGAG GATATTGACTTGATAGACATCCTATGGAAGCAGGACATCGACCTCGGCGCCGGAAGAGAAGTGTTCAACTACAGCAACCGTcagaaggagagcgaggaggagaagccCAGCGACCCACACCAGAAAAAAGACGCCAACGAGGACCAGGAGAGCTGGAGAAACGGAGTCAACTTGCAAGAGGCTCAGCCCGTGGACGGGGAGACCGGAGAGAGCATCCCGGAGCAG CTCCCAGGTCTGGGCTCGCAGACTTCCCTTTCTCTACAAGAATGCCTGAGGCTTTTAGAGGCAACTTTCCCCTTTGGAGAAGAATCTGAG TTTGCAGCCCCGGTTGTGACCACGGAAACCGTTTCCAGTGAGGAAGTTCCTTCCACGTCTCATGGCCTTCCTCTGGCGCCACAGCTGCCCCCTGCGGAGCCTCAGTTAGACCTGGAGCAGCAGTGGCAAGACATCATGGCCATCATGGAGCTGCAA GCGATGGAGGTGAACAGCTCTTCACCACACAGCAACTCCAGCAGTGACAGCGGATCGAGCGGCACGACGGAGTCCAGCGGCTCGGGAAACTTTGGACTCTCGACCGGGCCAACGCCCGTGAACCAGGACGTCAGCCTCCACCAGGCCTCCCTCCCCAGCTGCAGCCAGGACTTCCCCGAGGTTTTCAACCCCCAGTTGGACCTTACGAGCATCGCCCCGCGGGCCGCCATGCTCAGACCTTCCTCCAGCAACTCCAGCAACATCAACTCCACGTTCGGAGCCACCAACCTGACGGGGATCTTTGTCCCACCGCACATCAACAGCTCCAGCACCAACATCACGTCCACGCCCATCCTGCCCGACCCGTTCAGCAACCTGCTGGAGGAGTCCATGCTGGATGAGATCAGCCTGCTGGACCTCGCCATGGAGGAGGGCTTCAGCCAGGCCCAGGCGTCCCAGCTGGAGGACGAGCTGGACTCTGACTCCGGTCTGTCCCTGGACTCCAGCCACAGCCCGGCCTCCCCGAGCAGCTCCGagacctcctgctcctctgccgCGTCTTCGTCCTCCACGTCTGCCACCTTCTCCGAGGAGGGGGCCGTGGGCTACAGCACCGACTCCGAGGTGGCCGCGGCGGAGGCCGAGGAAGGCGCCGTGGGGGGTTTCCAGCCCGGGTTCAGCAAGCTGTGCCGCATGAGCTACCAGGACCCCTCCCAGTTCCACGGCCTGCCGCAGCTCGGCGGCGTCGGCCACAATCACACCTACAACCTGCCGCTCTCCTCGCCGTTCGCCGAGCACCCGGAGCTCCCCCTCGCCGACGGGAAGAAGAGCGTTCGCGACAAACACTCCAAGTTCCAGCCGGCGCAGGATCTGCTCGACAAGCACGCGAGCCGCGACGAGCGCCGCGCCCGCTCCATGAAAATCCCCTTCTCCAACGAGAAGATCATCAACCTGCCCGTGGAGGAGTTCAACGAGCTGCTGGCCAAGCACCACCTGAGCGAGGGCCAGATGGCGCTCATCCGCGACATCCGCCGCCGCGGCAAGAACAAGATGGCGGCCCAGAACTGCCGCAAGCGCAAGCTGGACACCATCATCAACCTGGAGCAGGGCGTCCACGACCTGCGGCGCGACAAGGCCCGCCtgctgaaggagaagatggagttCATCCGCTCCATCCGCCAGATGAAGCAGAAGATGCAGAGTTTGTACCAGGAGGTGTTCACCCAGCTGCGGGACGAGGAGGGCCGTCCTTACCCCCCCAGCGAGTACTCGCTGCAGTACAGCGCCGACGGCAGCGTGCTCATCATGCCCCGCGGCGTGACCACCGGCGAGCAGCAGCGCAAGCccgagaaaaaacaaaaggacaaaaagaagtga
- the cbx1b gene encoding chromobox protein homolog 1b isoform X2 — MSMSLTTEPPNDVPAVTQEPESKMAAAEKDKKPDEVAEEDEEEEEYVVERVLNRRVVKGRVEYLLKWKGFSEEDNTWEPDDNLDCPDLIAEFLQSQKMAHDGKRKAAGDAEGDESKTKKKRDDTEKLRGFARGLDPERIIGATDSTGELMFLMKWKNSDEADLVPAKEANGKCPQVVISFYEERLTWHSYPAEAEKKEEKN; from the exons ATGAGTATGAGCCTGACCACAGAGCCCCCTAACGATGTTCCCGCCGTTACACAAG AGCCGGAGAGCAAAATGGCCGCAGCGGAGAAGGACAAGAAGCCGGATGAAGTGgcggaggaagacgaggaggaggaagaatacGTGGTGGAGCGAGTCCTGAACCGGCGGGTGGTTAAAGGCAGAGTGGAGTACCTCCTCAAGTGGAAAGGCTTCTCTGA GGAGGACAACACGTGGGAGCCGGACGACAATCTGGACTGTCCAGATTTGATCGCCGAATTCCTGCAGTCGCAGAAGATGGCGCACGACGGGAAGAGGAAGGCGGCCGGAGACGCCGAAGGAGACGAGAGCAaaacgaaaaagaaaagagacgaC ACGGAGAAGCTGCGGGGCTTCGCTCGAGGTCTGGACCCGGAGAGGATCATCGGCGCCACCGATTCCACCGGAGAGCTCATGTTCCTCATGAAATG GAAGAACTCAGACGAAGCCGACCTGGTGCCGGCAAAGGAGGCCAACGGGAAGTGTCCGCAGGTGGTCATCTCCTTCTACGAAGAGAGACTCACGTGGCACTCGTATCCCGCCGAGGCcgagaaaaaagaggagaagaactaa
- the cbx1b gene encoding chromobox protein homolog 1b isoform X3, giving the protein MAAAEKDKKPDEVAEEDEEEEEYVVERVLNRRVVKGRVEYLLKWKGFSEEDNTWEPDDNLDCPDLIAEFLQSQKMAHDGKRKAAGDAEGDESKTKKKRDDTEKLRGFARGLDPERIIGATDSTGELMFLMKWKNSDEADLVPAKEANGKCPQVVISFYEERLTWHSYPAEAEKKEEKN; this is encoded by the exons ATGGCCGCAGCGGAGAAGGACAAGAAGCCGGATGAAGTGgcggaggaagacgaggaggaggaagaatacGTGGTGGAGCGAGTCCTGAACCGGCGGGTGGTTAAAGGCAGAGTGGAGTACCTCCTCAAGTGGAAAGGCTTCTCTGA GGAGGACAACACGTGGGAGCCGGACGACAATCTGGACTGTCCAGATTTGATCGCCGAATTCCTGCAGTCGCAGAAGATGGCGCACGACGGGAAGAGGAAGGCGGCCGGAGACGCCGAAGGAGACGAGAGCAaaacgaaaaagaaaagagacgaC ACGGAGAAGCTGCGGGGCTTCGCTCGAGGTCTGGACCCGGAGAGGATCATCGGCGCCACCGATTCCACCGGAGAGCTCATGTTCCTCATGAAATG GAAGAACTCAGACGAAGCCGACCTGGTGCCGGCAAAGGAGGCCAACGGGAAGTGTCCGCAGGTGGTCATCTCCTTCTACGAAGAGAGACTCACGTGGCACTCGTATCCCGCCGAGGCcgagaaaaaagaggagaagaactaa
- the cbx1b gene encoding chromobox protein homolog 1b isoform X1 has protein sequence MNGCESLLQQEPSGSQVYPMSMSLTTEPPNDVPAVTQEPESKMAAAEKDKKPDEVAEEDEEEEEYVVERVLNRRVVKGRVEYLLKWKGFSEEDNTWEPDDNLDCPDLIAEFLQSQKMAHDGKRKAAGDAEGDESKTKKKRDDTEKLRGFARGLDPERIIGATDSTGELMFLMKWKNSDEADLVPAKEANGKCPQVVISFYEERLTWHSYPAEAEKKEEKN, from the exons atgaatgggtgtgagaGTTTGCTGCAGcag GAACCTTCTGGTTCCCAGGTCTACCCGATGAGTATGAGCCTGACCACAGAGCCCCCTAACGATGTTCCCGCCGTTACACAAG AGCCGGAGAGCAAAATGGCCGCAGCGGAGAAGGACAAGAAGCCGGATGAAGTGgcggaggaagacgaggaggaggaagaatacGTGGTGGAGCGAGTCCTGAACCGGCGGGTGGTTAAAGGCAGAGTGGAGTACCTCCTCAAGTGGAAAGGCTTCTCTGA GGAGGACAACACGTGGGAGCCGGACGACAATCTGGACTGTCCAGATTTGATCGCCGAATTCCTGCAGTCGCAGAAGATGGCGCACGACGGGAAGAGGAAGGCGGCCGGAGACGCCGAAGGAGACGAGAGCAaaacgaaaaagaaaagagacgaC ACGGAGAAGCTGCGGGGCTTCGCTCGAGGTCTGGACCCGGAGAGGATCATCGGCGCCACCGATTCCACCGGAGAGCTCATGTTCCTCATGAAATG GAAGAACTCAGACGAAGCCGACCTGGTGCCGGCAAAGGAGGCCAACGGGAAGTGTCCGCAGGTGGTCATCTCCTTCTACGAAGAGAGACTCACGTGGCACTCGTATCCCGCCGAGGCcgagaaaaaagaggagaagaactaa
- the snx11 gene encoding sorting nexin-11: MICNQEEDEFVAVRVQDPRLQNEGSWNSFVDYKIFLHTNSKAFTAKTSCVRRRYSEFVWLKKKLQKNSGLVPVPELPGKYFFFFSNEDFLERRRKGLQAFLDNVVNTTVCLSDSQLHLFLQTQLPVGHILDCVQGHTPYSVTDAILTYASSNRGYAQAQEEDADAAANKEPSLSVSYESMESPAPHQPCLQPKELFSPELVACDRDSVELQQKETTPLEVVLRDLGPAEATFFLGDGRERLPQTSFQIQTSVEVHSPTGAGSGRAESAAALDGAGETEPHPEDRRESSGEAKPSEVESEPKSRANSADILHFEDAERGERGAGSGEEGVPSAICSGRRVSESSVSSEAEGRPDAEVRPEEASNDSDGGGRAEATPRSGIHAPAPDAPEVRSGGEDDDVPGAEPADVDVDGHSSSNGSIVQVSDGESFGEDSIPSANVSTETPPADAGRWSPAEDSGTNSGDVSAQEDVGDSAKSLDPDLIRPVEL, translated from the exons ATGATCTGCAATCAAGAAGAAGAT GAGTTCGTGGCGGTGCGGGTTCAGGATCCCCGGCTGCAGAATGAAGGCTCCTGGAATTCGTTTGTGGATTATAAAATATTCCTCCAT ACCAACAGTAAAGCCTTCACAGCAAAGACGTCCTGCGTGCGGCGGCGCTACAGTGAGTTCGTCTGGCTCAAGAAGAAGCTGCAGAAGAACTCCGGCCTGGT GCCAGTCCCAGAACTTCCTGGGaagtacttcttcttcttcagcaatGAGGACttcctggagaggaggaggaaagggctTCAGGCCTTCTTGGACAA CGTGGTGAACACGACGGTGTGTCTGTCCGACAGCCAGCTGCACCTCTTCCTGCAGACCCAGCTGCCGGTCGGCCACATCCTGGACTGCGTGCAGGGCCACACGCCGTACTCGGTGACGGACGCCATCCTCACCTACGCCTCGTCCAACCGGGGCTACGCTCAGGCGCAGGAGGAGGACGCCGACGCCGCCGCCAACAAGGAGCCCAGCCTGAGCGTGTCTTACGAGTCCATGGAGAG CCCGGCTCCTCACCAGCCGTGTCTACAACCCAAAGAGCTCTTCAGCCCCGAGCTGGTGGCCTGCGACAGAGACTCCGTAGAGCTTCAGCAGAAGGAGACCACCCCGCTGGAGGTCGTCCTCCGGGACCTCGGCCCGGCGGAGGCCACTTTCTTCCTGGGCGACGGACGGGAGAGACTCCCGCAGACGAGTTTCCAGATCCAGACGTCGGTGGAGGTGCACTCGCCCACGGGGGCGGGCTCGGGGAGAGCGGAGAGCGCCGCGGCGTTGGATGGCGCGGGAGAGACCGAGCCCCATCCAGAAGATCGACGGGAAAGTTCTGGAGAAGCGAAGCCGAGCGAGGTGGAATCAGAGCCCAAAAGTCGTGCAAACTCTGCCGATATTCTACACTTTGAGGACGCTGAGCGGGGGGAACGCGGAGCGGGAAGCGGCGAGGAGGGAGTTCCGTCCGCCATCTGCTCGGGGCGGCGGGTTTCAGAAAGTAGCGTCTCCTCCGAAGCCGAAGGTCGGCCGGACGCCGAGGTTCGTCCGGAGGAGGCGTCCAACGACTCAGACGGCGGAGGAAGGGCCGAGGCGACGCCGCGCTCGGGAATCCACGCTCCGGCGCCCGATGCTCCGGAGGTGAGGAGCGGCGGCGAAGACGACGACGTCCCGGGAGCGGAGCCAGCCGACGTGGACGTGGACGGACACTCGTCCTCCAACGGGAGCATCGTCCAGGTCAGCGACGGGGAAAGCTTTGGCGAGGACTCGATCCCGTCCGCTAACGTCTCCACGGAGACGCCTCCCGCGGACGCCGGCCGCTGGTCGCCGGCAGAAGACTCCGGGACAAACAGCGGGGACGTTTCTGCCCAGGAGGACGTCGGCGACTCCGCTAAATCCCTGGACCCGGACTTGATTCGACCGGTGGAGCTTTGA